A single region of the Ictalurus punctatus breed USDA103 chromosome 26, Coco_2.0, whole genome shotgun sequence genome encodes:
- the LOC108261958 gene encoding pentatricopeptide repeat-containing protein 1, mitochondrial: MLRCVLLNTVRAGSAVHVRNSPPCFCHIAVRKFANVPNPTGEEDEVQFGDYSRTFSSRMIFRKTSAEQQDAKHIDAEVEQDEPYHFRFRTKHRKSNTPYWYLLQCKKLLKKDKLSEALALFEVDMLKGERLQPEEYNYTVLIGGCGRAGYIKKAFKLYNDMKKRGLEPSGAAYTALFNACAESPWKQSGLEQALKLRQELRRKNIPLNAITHHALLKTVARAGDLKACFQVLREMLQSGQAITQETFQYLLMCCVEDKEQGFRLALQVWHQMLTAGIKPDVQNYNILLRAARDCGIGDPALASKLLLRGQEESELPAQRRGQRSRLREGACPPEPLDVDAFERRMLTDTASDLTRPTLDSTETHTIPASSSPCLSPSLQPAPPSPSVPNLLDLSTCHSDVVALATANNASDRLALIGDLDGFLSKMSDEGLKPTVKTLTLLADVTEPSSQSVHSLIQVANQGGVKLDVGFFNTLIRRAAKVGDVEGAKAAKALMLERKLRVNARTFCSMALTCRTQKDGLQLLADMEACGVTANAHVFSALIGQATRRLDYVWLHELLLQMHQMQVSPNDVIIKQLEFAAQYPPTYDQYKSKNTYLDKINGFRGFYKQWLEFTPAQETPHPWEKYHQPETEIEPGGVESGRGSDKPRQLS; the protein is encoded by the exons ATGTTGCGCTGTGTGTTGTTGAACACTGTGCGAGCCGGAAGTGCTGTTCATGTGAGGAATTCTCCGCCGTGTTTCTGTCACATCGCTGTGAGAAAGTTCGCGAATGTCCCAAACCCAACCGGAGAAGAAGATGAGGTCCAGTTCGGGGATTATTCTAGAACTTTCTCCTCCAGGATGATTTTCCGGAAGACGTCCGCTGAGCAGCAGGACGCGAAACATATAGACGCGGAAGTGGAGCAGGACGAACCTTACCACTTCCGGTTTAGAACCAAGCACCGGAAGAGTAACACACCGTACTGGTATTTACTGCAGTGCAAGAAGCTGCTCAAGAAAGATAAA ttATCTGAGGCATTAGCGCTGTTTGAGGTTGACATGCTGAAAGGGGAGCGATTGCAGCCGGAGGAGTATAACTACACGGTGCTGATTGGGGGATGTGGACGAGCCGGATATATCAAAAAAGCCTTTAAACTTTACAATGat ATGAAGAAGCGCGGGTTAGAGCCCTCGGGCGCGGCCTACACGGCTCTGTTCAACGCCTGCGCCGAGTCTCCGTGGAAGCAGTCGGGTCTGGAGCAGGCGCTGAAACTGCGTCAGGAACTGCGCAGGAAAAACATCCCTCTCAATGCCATTACCCATCATGCACTGCTCAAAACGGTGGCGCGGGCCGGAGACCTGAAGGCTTGTTTTCAAGTGCTGCGG gagatgCTACAAAGCGGACAGGCCATCACACAAGAGACATTTCAGTACTTGCTGATGTGCTGCGTGGAGGACAAGGAGCAGGGCTTCAGACTCGCgctacag GTGTGGCACCAGATGCTAACAGCTGGAATAAAACCAGACGTCCAGAACTATAACATCCTTCTGCGCGCCGCGAGGGATTGTGGGATCGGCGATCCTGCCCTGGCTTCTAAATTACTCCTGAGGGGTCAGGAGGAGTCCGAACTCCCAGCTCAGAGAAGAGGTCAGAGGTCGAGGCTGAGAGAGGGGGCGTGTCCTCCGGAGCCTTTAGACGTGGATGCGTTCGAGCGACGCATGCTGACCGACACGGCGTCTGATCTCACACGGCCGACTCTGGACTCGACAGAAACTCATACGATTCCTGCTTCCTCGTCACCTTGCCTGTCGCCGTCGCTACAGCCGGCGCCTCCGTCGCCGTCGGTCCCAAACCTGCTGGACCTGAGCACCTGTCACTCGGATGTGGTCGCCTTGGCGACAGCGAACAACGCGTCCGATAGGCTGGCGCTGATCGGAGACCTCGACGGCTTCCTGAGTAAAATGTCCGACGAGGGATTGAAGCCCACCGTCAAGACTCTCACGCTGTTGGCCGACGTCACGGAGCCCAGCAGCCAATCAGTACACAGCCTGATCCAGGTGGCCAATCAGGGCGGAGTCAAGCTGGACGTGGGTTTCTTTAATACGCTGATCAGGAGAGCTGCTAAAGTGGGAGACGTGGAGGGAGCCAAA gCTGCGAAGGCGCTGATGCTGGAGAGGAAGTTGCGTGTAAACGCTCGGACGTTCTGCAGCATGGCCCTGACCTGTCGCACGCAGAAAGACGGACTCCAGCTCCTCGCCGACATGGAG gCGTGCGGCGTGACGGCGAACGCTCACGTGTTCagcgctctgattggtcaggccACGCGGCGTTTGGACTACGTCTGGCTGCACGAGCTGCTGCTTCAGATGCACCAGATGCAGGTTTCACCCAACGACGTCATCATCAAGCAGCTGGAGTTCGCCGCGCAGTATCCTCCCACCTACGACCAG TACAAGTCGAAGAACACGTACTTGGACAAGATCAACGGTTTCCGTGGTTTCTATAAGCAGTGGCTGGAGTTCACGCCTGCACAGGAGACGCCACACCCATGGGAGAAATATCACCAACCCGAGACCGAGATCGAGCCGGGTGGAGTGGAGTCTGGACGTGGGAGCGATAAACCGCGTCAGCTGAGCTGA